The following coding sequences are from one Lolium rigidum isolate FL_2022 chromosome 6, APGP_CSIRO_Lrig_0.1, whole genome shotgun sequence window:
- the LOC124666769 gene encoding amino-acid permease BAT1 homolog, with product MAGQSSYSRLAGDDEAAMVSGGEDYDSKKLRLLGYKPQLKRNLSLLSNFSVTFSIVSVLTGITTLYGTGLEFGGPVTMVYGWPIAGTFTVIVGLAMAEICSAYPTSGGLYFWSAKLCSERRWGPFASWLTGWFNIVGQWAVTTSVDYSLAQLIQVIILLSTGGANGGGYLASKYVVIAIHAAILLSHAIINSLPISLLSFFGQFAAAWNMLGVFVLMIVVPTVATERASAEFVFTHFNTDNSAGIHSNLYIFVLGLLMSQYTLLGYDASAHMTEETKNADTNGPIGIISAIGISIVVGWGYILGITFAVKDIPSLLSPDNEAGGYAIAQVFYEAFKSRYGSGVGGIVCLGIVAVAIYFCGMSSVTSNSRMAYAFSRDGAMPLSSVWQKVNKHEVPINAVWLSTFISLCMALPSLGSLVAFQAMVSIATIGLYIAYALPIFFRVTLARKYFVPGPFNLGRYGVVVGWVAVLWVATITVLFSLPVTYPVTKDTLNYTPVAVGGLFILVLGSWIFSARHWFKGPVTNLGG from the exons ATGGCAGGGCAGAGCAGCTACAGCcggctcgccggcgacgacgaggccGCCATGGTCTCCGGCGGCGAGGACTACGACTCCAAGAAGCTGCGGCTGCTTGGCTACAAGCCGCAGCTCAAGCGCAATCTCTC GCTGTTGTCCAACTTCTCAGTGACCTTCTCGATCGTGTCAGTGCTAACGGGCATCACGACGTTGTACGGGACGGGTCTCGAATTCGGCGGGCCGGTGACCATGGTGTACGGTTGGCCAATCGCTGGCACCTTCACCGTTATCGTCGGCCTAGCCATGGCTGAGATCTGCTCTGCCTACCCCACCTCCGGCGGTCTCTACTTCTGGAGCGCCAAGCTCTGCAGCGAGCGACGATGGGGCCCCTTCGCCTCCTGGCTCACCGGCTG GTTTAACATCGTTGGACAG TGGGCGGTGACAACCAGCGTGGACTACTCACTGGCGCAGCTGATCCAGGTGATCATCCTTCTCAGCACCGGCGGCGCCAACGGAGGAGGGTACCTGGCGTCCAAGTACGTCGTCATCGCCATCCACGCTGCCATCCTGCTCAGCCACGCCATCATCAATAGCCTCCCCATCTCCTTGCTCTCCTTCTTTGGCCAGTTCGCGGCTGCTTGGAACATGCTAG GTGTCTTTGTCTTGATGATTGTTGTGCCGACTGTTGCTACCGAGAGGGCTAGCGCCGAGTTTGTCTTCACCCATTTCAACACTGACAACAGCGCCGGAATACACAGCAACCTTTACATCTTTGTCCTGGGGCTCCTCATGAGCCAGTACACACTCCTGGGATACGACGCATCAGCGCATATG ACTGAGGAGACGAAAAACGCAGACACGAACGGCCCTATCGGGATCATCAGCGCGATCGGTATATCCATAGTAGTCGGCTGGGGATACATACTGGGCATCACATTTGCGGTGAAGGACATACCATCCCTGCTGAGCCCCGACAATGAAGCCGGAGGGTACGCGATCGCCCAGGTGTTCTACGAAGCGTTCAAGAGCCGGTACGGTAGCGGCGTGGGCGGGATCGTCTGCCTAGGAATCGTTGCCGTCGCCATATACTTCTGCGGCATGAGCTCGGTGACAAGCAACTCCAG GATGGCGTACGCGTTCTCGAGAGACGGGGCAATGCCGCTGTCGTCCGTGTGGCAGAAGGTCAACAAGCACGAGGTGCCCATCAACGCCGTCTGGCTCTCGACCTTCATCTCCCTGTGCATGGCGTTGCCG TCACTGGGTAGCCTGGTGGCGTTCCAGGCCATGGTGTCGATCGCCACGATCGGGCTCTACATCGCGTACGCGCTGCCCATCTTCTTCCGGGTGACGCTGGCACGCAAGTACTTCGTGCCGGGGCCGTTCAACCTCGGACGGTACGGCGTCGTGGTGGGCTGGGTGGCCGTGCTCTGGGTGGCCACCATCACCGTGCTCTTCTCGCTGCCCGTCACGTACCCGGTGACCAAGGACACACTCAACTACACGCCAGTCGCCGTCGGCGGGCTCTTCATCCTCGTGTTGGGGTCGTGGATTTTCAGTGCCAGGCACTGGTTCAAGGGacccgtcacgaatttgggtggcTAG